Proteins encoded by one window of Mustelus asterias chromosome 9, sMusAst1.hap1.1, whole genome shotgun sequence:
- the LOC144498753 gene encoding CD59B glycoprotein-like isoform X1 has product MENILLRSLLVLSLCSVGSALSCFECNSDNDAICPRKECAANYDACLNVTIMASKQVLRRCWMNQRCHDRAVRAEFGKGADVISSVCCNWDLCNSRQSGTPGTDLNLFLLSLLAASVGLHLPWF; this is encoded by the exons ATGGAAAATATCTTACTGAGGAGTTTGCTTGTCCTGTCGCTCTGTTCAGTGG GTTCTGCTCTTTCCTGCTTTGAATGCAATAGTGACAATGATGCGATTTGCCCCAGGAAGGAATGTGCAGCAAACTACGATGCCTGCCTTAATGTTACCATCATGG CAAGCAAACAGGTGCTCCGCCGCTGCTGGATGAATCAGCGTTGTCACGACAGGGCCGTGCGAGCAGAATTCGGTAAGGGCGCGGACGTGATCAGCTCCGTCTGCTGTAACTGGGACCTTTGCAACTCTCGGCAAAGTGGCACTCCTGGAACAGATTTAAACCTCTTCCTACTGAGCCTCCTGGCTGCTTCTGTTGGCCTGCATCTTCCTTGGTTCTAA